One Pyxicephalus adspersus chromosome 3, UCB_Pads_2.0, whole genome shotgun sequence genomic window carries:
- the LOC140326066 gene encoding cyclin-dependent kinase 4 inhibitor B-like, with the protein MTSPIDLLANAAARGDVQQVTELLNEGVDPNARNSMGRTPIQVMMMGSLKIAQLLIEHRADPTVTDPSTGTSPAHDAIREGFVKTFLELRNGEASLYGPVDFYGQRPIDLASDSVREELIRIGMLNPTENQQQ; encoded by the exons atgacttCTCCAATAGACTTACTGGCAAATGCAGCAGCCAGAGGAGACGTTCAACAAGTAACTGAGTTACTGAATGAAGGAGTAGACCCAAATGCCAGAAATTCCATGGGCAGAACACCTATCCAG GTGATGATGATGGGAAGCTTGAAAATAGCACAACTACTCATTGAGCATCGCGCGGACCCTACAGTCACTGACCCTTCTACTGGCACATCCCCAGCTCATGATGCCATTCGTGAAGGatttgtgaaaacatttcttgAACTCAGAAATGGAGAAGCAAGTCTATATGGTCCAGTGGATTTTTATGGTCAACGTCCCATTGATTTGGCTTCAGATTCTGTTCGAGAAGAACTGATTAGGATAGGAATGCTAAATCCCACTGAGAATCAACAACaatga